Proteins co-encoded in one Bremerella sp. TYQ1 genomic window:
- a CDS encoding biopolymer transporter ExbD, whose product MSNELVELDEGEIMPARKRPEEGDLDITPMIDITFLLLIFFIVTSNLQQQTAAQMPEAKHGTTVSSLDSAVITLTAEGTEGRATVYLGDGISAESRAEDNDLNQQEDEITDFVERSFAGRIESGVPKRHLLIKADGKVPYGEVERVALAATRSGVVDTVERLYLGVQEKQ is encoded by the coding sequence ATGTCGAACGAACTCGTAGAACTAGACGAAGGCGAGATCATGCCGGCCCGCAAACGGCCGGAAGAAGGCGATCTGGACATTACGCCGATGATCGATATTACCTTCTTGCTGTTGATCTTCTTTATCGTGACGTCGAACTTGCAGCAGCAGACGGCGGCACAAATGCCGGAAGCAAAGCATGGAACGACCGTATCGTCCCTCGACTCGGCCGTCATCACGTTGACTGCCGAAGGAACCGAAGGACGTGCGACGGTTTACCTGGGAGATGGCATTTCGGCCGAATCGCGAGCGGAAGACAACGACTTGAATCAGCAGGAAGACGAGATCACCGATTTCGTCGAACGAAGTTTCGCTGGACGCATTGAAAGTGGCGTTCCGAAGCGGCATTTGCTGATTAAAGCGGACGGCAAAGTACCGTACGGCGAAGTCGAACGCGTCGCATTGGCCGCGACACGCAGCGGTGTTGTCGATACGGTCGAGCGGCTTTACTTGGGGGTTCAAGAAAAACAGTGA
- a CDS encoding biopolymer transporter ExbD, with protein MSNGVFRFRCPACSDLLSASVDMVGGTTFCSNCDTRLEVPKPARLSDEHDQEELLELTAEDVVVPQPKPREAENVVAQEQPVSFQTKRDGDDGELDLTPMVDVTFLLLIFFMVTASFQIQKSMEVPAPKDNAPSAVAQEQEEPEDDPDNILVRIDSFNTYFVGCAAWDQEREAPSEQELYRQIREARASNPAQPPRTLLVIAHVEALHEKVVTALDAGADAGVDSIRLMSTEEDL; from the coding sequence GTGAGTAACGGTGTTTTTCGATTTCGATGCCCCGCGTGTAGCGACCTTTTGTCGGCCAGTGTCGACATGGTGGGCGGGACCACGTTTTGCTCGAACTGCGATACCCGGTTGGAAGTTCCCAAGCCGGCTCGTTTGAGCGACGAGCATGACCAGGAAGAGTTGCTGGAGCTGACCGCCGAAGATGTGGTCGTTCCGCAGCCGAAGCCGCGCGAGGCGGAAAACGTGGTCGCCCAGGAACAGCCGGTCAGCTTTCAGACAAAGCGAGACGGCGACGATGGCGAGTTAGACTTGACGCCGATGGTCGACGTGACGTTCCTGCTGCTGATCTTCTTTATGGTCACCGCGTCGTTCCAGATTCAAAAGTCGATGGAAGTTCCCGCTCCGAAAGACAACGCCCCCAGCGCTGTGGCCCAAGAGCAAGAGGAACCGGAAGACGACCCGGACAACATTTTGGTACGGATCGACTCGTTCAATACCTATTTTGTTGGCTGTGCGGCGTGGGATCAGGAACGGGAAGCTCCGAGCGAGCAGGAACTGTACCGCCAGATTCGTGAAGCGCGAGCTTCGAATCCCGCTCAGCCGCCGCGGACACTCTTGGTGATCGCCCATGTGGAAGCCCTTCACGAAAAAGTAGTCACCGCATTAGATGCCGGCGCCGATGCTGGCGTCGACTCGATCCGGTTGATGTCGACCGAGGAAGACTTATGA
- a CDS encoding MotA/TolQ/ExbB proton channel family protein, which translates to MDISGLTQIFATSMYGALALVALWGAYCVTMVWARVSQKRFRNEAQQDAFLDAVEEPLEQGDFEEASELCESDPRALPQLAYLAIENREIGYSQVKQLVVERFQRDVLADLDHRISWINTVIKGAPMVGLLGTVTGMMGAFAKLATADKVDAGAMANDISLALITTALGLVIAIPLTFCLNSVNIRIRKMEDLVAVGLTRFMGSLREAIATETMHELEEIQPVSASK; encoded by the coding sequence ATGGACATTTCTGGACTTACTCAAATCTTTGCGACGTCGATGTACGGCGCTCTCGCCCTTGTAGCCTTATGGGGCGCTTACTGCGTGACCATGGTCTGGGCACGTGTGTCGCAAAAGCGATTTCGTAACGAAGCCCAGCAGGATGCTTTTCTCGATGCCGTCGAAGAACCGCTCGAACAGGGCGACTTCGAGGAAGCCAGCGAACTGTGCGAGTCCGACCCTCGGGCATTGCCTCAGTTGGCATACCTAGCCATTGAAAACCGCGAGATTGGGTATTCGCAGGTTAAGCAGCTAGTCGTCGAACGTTTTCAGCGAGACGTGCTGGCCGATTTGGACCACCGCATCAGCTGGATCAACACCGTCATCAAAGGCGCCCCAATGGTCGGCCTGCTTGGTACGGTGACGGGGATGATGGGGGCGTTCGCCAAACTGGCAACGGCCGACAAAGTGGATGCCGGGGCAATGGCCAACGACATTAGCCTGGCACTGATCACAACTGCTTTGGGCTTGGTGATTGCCATTCCGCTGACGTTTTGTTTGAACAGCGTGAACATCCGCATCCGCAAGATGGAAGACCTGGTTGCCGTTGGCCTGACGCGTTTCATGGGTAGCCTTCGCGAAGCGATTGCAACCGAAACGATGCATGAACTGGAAGAGATTCAGCCAGTCAGTGCATCGAAGTAA